From Salinirubrum litoreum, one genomic window encodes:
- a CDS encoding DUF4347 domain-containing protein, translating to MSLPSDTSYRRLITRGRLQTLVVVLVTLLVVTAGVGPAVAVSTASGDATLSDSTDPPADRTELAVVDTSVAGHETLARTASAEGIEVVRVDGARDLRSALADRSGLDAIHLLSHGNRGRLHLGDDDFSADGPTAADATLRALGDSLAVDGDLLLYGCRIGTDAGDDSFVTRLAAVTGADVAASTDLTGTERLGGDWDLEREVGRVDTASLTADDYSGLLLGGYTTIPAGSSPLSGFSDSRLRISGATEMLPIDYDGDGDTDFIVADSGSNFNLLENDGSGGFTERTGVTVDLTLTTVDNFVVVDYDDDGDPDIVDANAGAESEARILRNDGGGTFTTLSAGSSPLSGFGNSRLAIGGTNELIPIDWDGDGDTDFVTADTGAGWNLLENDGSGGFTERTGVSIDISETNAINILVVDYDGDGDPDIVDPMVDSANDATVLRNDGGGSFTTLAPGSGSPLAGFTNSQFNVSGNRELLPIDYDVDGDTDFLVADSGSGWNLLENDGTGGFTEQTGVAGDLSLDTANEFPVVDYDDDGDPDIVDATAGTDQNAAILENGASPPALIANTPADGTTDFPANADIVLEFDETVSLGTGDVVIRRVSDDSPVATADVTTSAVTLGSGTQVTVDPSSDLPTGVDLYVHVEPGAITDGDGEIPTSLTDDPSTLNFVAIVPNDPPTFVDASPSVSVPEDGGPVSVDAGLTASDPDGDALTWEVASAPDHGTLAGFPTTVSSGTTTDTDPSGLSYEPDADFAGSDSFEVRVVDAVGDSDTITVSATVADAPEVASITRAGAGDETNADSLDFDVAFSTAVQNVDTGDFTLTTTGDATGTVSAVDASAGSSITVTVGSLAGDGTVRLDLADDDSITGDDVGAVPLGGVGTTGAGDGSATGDETYTLDNTGPTFDSAPSASILEGRTGTLLDVQADDDAGTAYDTDVSYALSGTDAGPFSLDSGTGSLSIGTPLDYSSPTDANADNDYELTVTATDDAGNTATQSVVVSVTEDTSIPTVLPADSDPANGDYYVSGDPITVRFSEPILLGSAGTVTITDETSGTVAETFDVQADAGSGPGTVSVSDANLTIRPSSALADRTDYAVDLSAGAVVDRGQNPIPAFDGTDTLQFTALAGDSALITTAPDFDTTTGAGIRDGVTASASDQLLIVSDPAHLTSGSVLDGAGGDDTVSLSQAGTYDLTATSQVTGFEDVQSRADGDTTLVVGSGSDDFDGYTGTTAHTETLTTTASSTSLTFVPFTDWERVSVTGTDATLTVTTGVLTDLDSLDAPGAASGDTLRFATGSADATGADLTGFETVAVGTGGDTRLVIDRDATRDVTAFDTGDTAGNDSLVTTDAELNVSGRSLGGFDTLQTTNASGTTFVVDDAGTRTLTEITGEFAASDTLSLTGTAPNLTGTDLTSLDTIRLSRDATLTTDQQTVDSVTTLAGSDGTEGLTTADETLDLSGTQVTSVESLASTSVNASSFTVTDAQLGSLTTVTATESGSELVTTGPTLDASTLTVTRVDTFRTTDASGTVIIGTATPDTLVGFDGDDSLVGGTGADTLTGNAGVDEFGGTPAGLDRDTITDFGDAGTTVDAESIVVTGDATAATEGEYARVTQSGGDSVVTLDTDVPSADTFDSADTRLTLTGITIDSLRVETDAGDAVLTVNSPPTTADFGVTTDEDTRYVFAVGDVPFDDPNPGDTLQQVTFTGVAGDGSLFLDANADDRNDGEELTTGDTVPVGNISAGDLQYAPPANASGDALATATFTVGDGVTTAATDATLTVDVTAVNDAPRISGSPTASVAQDQQYRFTPTATDVDTGDTLTFSGTGVPDWASVDPATGELAGTPGPTDVATYDGIELVVTDSAGATDTLGPFSITVTNVNDAPTITNSPATTAPEDAAYSFVPSVTDPDAGDTTTFAVTALPSWASFDTATGELSGTPTNADVGSYDDIEITVTDAAGATDTVGPVSITVTNTNDAPTATDEQYAVGANSTLSVSAPGLLTNATDPDAGDSLSVEQTPVTAPTNGSVTLSAGGSFDYDPDGTTGPDTFTYRVRDGNGGTDTATVTIDVRQPTFAVNVTDTNDPVTEGDTLVVNATVANTGSLTDTQRVDLRSEVDGVVNTTAVTLAPNASTRVSLVWPTSRGDSETGNVTVASPTDADRRAVEIRVRSSGGGGGGGGGGDPGDGEADNWPRIIEAESDIRAEMAVPTGVRPHFAVQDRLPVNRLEPAVAEFADNSSVASVRYETGTTGTVTVAEFDRPTSLTDATPGRVLTAFLVGAAGDAERTTATMRLRIPTDRLTDGGLTSDDLRVAHYEDDEWTLLDPTVVRQRNGVLLVEIETDGFSPFAVTAVGDPTADFVTPSSATVGEELTLDAGDTTTRFGEIVAYQWSVDGRTLTGETGTLTFDAPGEYGVTLTVTDDTGRTATATRTLVVREQGETPTATATPTATSEPTTTTTPGFGVLVALLALLSLVAVALVARRD from the coding sequence ATGAGTCTTCCGAGTGACACATCATATCGTCGACTGATCACTCGCGGCCGACTCCAGACACTGGTCGTGGTGCTCGTCACCCTGCTGGTCGTCACCGCCGGCGTCGGCCCGGCGGTCGCCGTGTCGACCGCGTCCGGCGACGCGACGCTCTCCGATTCGACCGACCCGCCCGCCGACCGAACCGAACTCGCGGTCGTCGACACCAGCGTCGCCGGCCACGAGACGCTCGCACGAACCGCCTCGGCCGAGGGGATCGAAGTCGTCCGCGTCGACGGCGCTCGCGACCTGCGCTCGGCACTCGCCGACCGGTCGGGCCTCGACGCGATCCACCTCCTCTCACACGGGAATCGCGGCCGCCTCCACCTCGGTGACGACGACTTCTCCGCAGACGGCCCGACTGCCGCTGACGCCACCCTGCGCGCACTCGGCGACAGTCTCGCAGTCGACGGCGACCTGCTCCTCTACGGCTGTCGGATCGGCACCGACGCGGGCGACGACTCCTTCGTGACGCGACTCGCGGCCGTCACCGGTGCGGACGTGGCCGCCTCGACCGACCTCACCGGCACCGAGCGTCTCGGCGGCGACTGGGACCTCGAACGCGAGGTCGGACGCGTCGACACCGCGAGTCTGACAGCCGACGACTACTCGGGTCTCCTCCTCGGTGGCTACACCACCATCCCGGCCGGCAGTTCGCCACTCTCCGGCTTCTCCGACTCGCGGCTCCGCATCTCGGGCGCGACCGAGATGCTCCCAATCGACTACGACGGCGACGGCGACACGGACTTCATCGTGGCCGACTCCGGGAGCAACTTCAACCTCCTCGAGAACGACGGGAGTGGCGGCTTCACGGAGCGAACCGGCGTCACGGTCGATCTGACGCTGACGACGGTGGACAACTTCGTGGTCGTGGACTACGACGACGACGGCGACCCGGACATCGTGGACGCGAACGCCGGTGCCGAGAGCGAGGCGCGAATCCTCCGGAACGACGGCGGCGGAACCTTCACCACACTCTCGGCTGGTAGTTCACCCCTCTCGGGGTTCGGCAACTCCCGACTGGCGATCGGTGGCACGAACGAACTGATCCCCATCGACTGGGACGGCGACGGCGACACCGACTTCGTCACGGCCGACACCGGCGCGGGCTGGAACCTCCTCGAGAACGACGGCAGTGGCGGGTTCACGGAGCGAACCGGCGTCTCCATCGACATCTCGGAGACGAACGCGATCAACATTCTGGTGGTGGACTACGACGGCGACGGCGACCCCGACATCGTCGATCCGATGGTCGACAGCGCGAACGACGCGACCGTCCTCCGGAACGACGGCGGTGGCTCGTTCACGACGCTCGCGCCCGGGAGCGGCTCTCCGCTGGCTGGCTTCACGAACTCACAGTTCAACGTCTCCGGCAACCGGGAGCTACTCCCCATCGACTACGACGTGGACGGCGACACCGACTTCCTCGTCGCGGACTCCGGCAGTGGCTGGAACCTCCTCGAAAACGACGGCACCGGTGGGTTCACCGAGCAGACCGGGGTCGCGGGCGACCTCTCGCTCGACACGGCAAACGAGTTCCCGGTCGTGGACTACGACGACGACGGCGACCCGGACATCGTCGACGCCACGGCGGGGACCGATCAGAACGCGGCGATTCTGGAAAACGGTGCGTCTCCCCCCGCGCTGATCGCCAATACACCGGCAGACGGCACGACGGATTTCCCGGCGAACGCCGACATCGTGCTGGAGTTCGACGAGACCGTCTCGCTCGGCACCGGCGACGTGGTGATCCGGCGCGTCTCGGACGACTCGCCGGTGGCGACCGCAGACGTGACGACCAGCGCAGTCACGCTCGGTAGCGGGACGCAGGTGACGGTCGATCCGTCCAGCGACCTGCCGACCGGCGTCGATCTGTACGTCCACGTCGAACCCGGCGCGATCACCGACGGAGACGGGGAGATTCCGACCTCGCTGACGGACGACCCCTCGACGCTGAACTTCGTCGCAATCGTGCCGAACGACCCGCCGACCTTCGTCGACGCCAGTCCCTCGGTCTCGGTGCCGGAAGACGGCGGGCCGGTCTCGGTCGACGCGGGCCTGACAGCCAGCGATCCCGACGGTGACGCCCTGACGTGGGAGGTCGCCAGCGCACCCGACCACGGTACACTCGCCGGCTTCCCGACGACGGTCTCCTCGGGGACCACCACCGACACCGATCCCTCGGGACTGAGCTACGAACCCGACGCCGACTTCGCCGGCTCGGACAGCTTCGAGGTACGCGTCGTGGACGCAGTCGGCGACAGCGACACGATCACCGTCTCGGCGACGGTCGCCGACGCGCCCGAAGTCGCGTCGATCACCCGCGCCGGCGCGGGCGACGAGACGAACGCCGACAGCCTCGACTTCGACGTGGCGTTCTCGACAGCAGTCCAGAACGTCGACACCGGCGACTTCACCCTCACGACGACCGGCGACGCGACCGGCACCGTCTCGGCGGTCGACGCCTCGGCCGGCAGTTCGATCACCGTCACTGTCGGTTCGCTCGCCGGCGACGGCACGGTCCGACTCGACCTCGCGGACGACGACTCGATCACGGGCGACGACGTGGGCGCGGTCCCTCTCGGCGGCGTCGGGACGACCGGCGCGGGCGACGGGAGCGCGACCGGCGACGAGACGTACACGCTCGACAACACCGGGCCGACCTTCGACTCGGCTCCCAGCGCGTCGATTCTCGAAGGTCGGACCGGCACCCTGCTCGACGTACAGGCCGACGACGACGCCGGCACCGCGTACGACACCGATGTCTCCTACGCGCTCTCGGGGACCGACGCCGGACCCTTCTCGCTCGACTCGGGCACTGGGTCGCTGTCGATCGGGACGCCACTGGACTACAGTTCCCCGACCGACGCGAACGCGGACAACGACTACGAACTGACCGTGACCGCGACCGACGACGCCGGCAACACGGCGACCCAGTCGGTCGTCGTCTCGGTCACCGAGGACACCAGCATCCCGACCGTCCTGCCGGCCGACTCCGACCCGGCAAACGGCGACTACTACGTCTCGGGCGATCCGATCACGGTTCGGTTCTCCGAGCCGATTCTCCTCGGCTCGGCGGGCACCGTGACGATCACCGACGAGACGAGCGGGACCGTCGCCGAGACGTTCGACGTGCAGGCCGACGCCGGGAGCGGTCCCGGCACCGTCTCGGTCTCGGACGCGAACCTGACGATCAGGCCGTCGTCCGCGCTCGCCGACCGGACCGACTACGCGGTCGATCTGTCGGCCGGTGCGGTCGTGGATCGCGGCCAGAACCCGATTCCTGCGTTCGACGGCACCGACACGCTCCAGTTCACCGCACTCGCGGGCGACTCGGCACTGATCACGACCGCACCCGACTTCGACACGACGACCGGCGCGGGCATCCGCGACGGGGTCACGGCGAGTGCGAGCGACCAACTCCTGATCGTCTCCGACCCTGCCCACCTCACGTCGGGGTCGGTTCTCGACGGGGCTGGGGGCGACGACACCGTCTCGCTCTCGCAGGCGGGCACCTACGACCTCACCGCCACCTCGCAGGTGACCGGCTTCGAGGACGTACAGAGCCGCGCGGACGGCGACACGACACTCGTCGTCGGGAGCGGGAGCGACGACTTCGACGGCTACACCGGCACCACGGCCCACACCGAGACGCTGACGACGACCGCGAGTAGCACCTCGCTGACCTTCGTCCCCTTCACCGACTGGGAGCGCGTCAGCGTGACAGGCACCGACGCGACGCTCACCGTCACGACCGGCGTCCTCACCGACCTCGACAGCCTCGACGCGCCGGGCGCGGCCAGCGGGGACACCCTGCGGTTCGCCACCGGATCGGCGGACGCCACCGGTGCCGACCTGACCGGCTTCGAGACGGTCGCGGTCGGCACCGGCGGCGACACGCGCCTCGTGATCGACCGCGACGCGACGCGCGACGTGACCGCGTTCGACACCGGCGACACGGCCGGAAACGACTCACTGGTGACGACCGACGCCGAACTGAACGTCTCCGGGCGCTCGCTCGGCGGCTTCGACACGCTCCAGACGACGAATGCCAGCGGGACGACCTTCGTCGTGGACGACGCCGGCACGAGGACGCTGACTGAGATCACCGGCGAGTTCGCCGCGAGCGACACGCTCTCGCTGACCGGCACTGCGCCGAACCTGACCGGCACCGATCTCACGTCTCTCGACACGATCCGACTCTCTCGGGACGCGACGCTGACGACCGACCAGCAGACGGTCGACTCGGTGACGACCCTCGCGGGCAGTGACGGGACCGAGGGACTCACGACCGCAGACGAGACCCTCGACCTCTCGGGGACGCAGGTCACGAGCGTCGAGTCGCTGGCGAGTACCTCGGTGAACGCCTCCTCGTTCACCGTGACCGACGCGCAACTCGGCTCGCTCACGACAGTCACCGCGACCGAGAGCGGGAGCGAACTGGTCACGACCGGCCCGACGCTCGACGCCTCGACGCTGACCGTGACGAGAGTGGACACCTTCCGGACCACGGACGCGTCCGGCACGGTGATCATCGGGACCGCGACGCCGGACACCCTCGTCGGCTTCGACGGCGACGACAGCCTCGTCGGCGGCACGGGTGCGGACACGCTCACCGGGAACGCGGGCGTCGACGAGTTCGGCGGGACTCCCGCCGGTCTCGACCGCGACACGATCACCGACTTTGGCGACGCTGGCACGACCGTGGACGCCGAGTCCATCGTCGTCACCGGCGACGCGACCGCCGCGACCGAGGGCGAGTACGCTCGTGTCACACAGAGCGGTGGCGACAGCGTCGTCACCCTCGACACCGACGTCCCCTCGGCCGACACCTTCGACTCGGCGGACACTCGGCTCACGCTGACGGGGATCACTATCGACAGTCTCCGGGTGGAGACCGACGCCGGCGACGCGGTGCTGACGGTCAACAGTCCGCCGACGACCGCCGACTTCGGCGTCACGACCGACGAGGACACCCGGTACGTCTTCGCGGTCGGAGACGTCCCGTTCGACGATCCGAACCCCGGCGACACGCTCCAGCAGGTGACGTTCACCGGCGTCGCTGGCGACGGCTCCTTGTTCCTCGACGCGAACGCCGACGACCGGAACGACGGGGAGGAACTCACTACCGGCGACACCGTGCCGGTCGGCAACATCTCTGCGGGCGACCTCCAGTACGCACCGCCCGCAAACGCCTCGGGCGACGCGCTGGCGACCGCGACCTTCACGGTCGGCGACGGCGTGACGACTGCGGCGACAGACGCGACGCTGACGGTAGACGTGACCGCCGTCAACGACGCCCCGCGCATCTCGGGGTCGCCGACCGCCTCGGTCGCACAGGACCAGCAGTATCGCTTCACGCCGACCGCGACCGACGTGGACACCGGCGACACGCTGACGTTCTCGGGCACCGGCGTCCCGGACTGGGCCAGCGTCGATCCGGCGACCGGCGAACTCGCCGGCACGCCCGGGCCGACCGACGTGGCGACCTACGACGGGATCGAACTCGTCGTCACCGACTCCGCGGGCGCGACAGACACGCTCGGGCCGTTCTCGATCACGGTGACGAACGTCAACGACGCGCCGACGATCACGAACAGTCCGGCGACCACCGCACCCGAGGATGCGGCGTACAGTTTCGTCCCGTCGGTCACGGACCCGGACGCGGGCGACACGACGACCTTCGCCGTGACCGCGCTCCCGAGCTGGGCGAGCTTCGACACGGCGACCGGCGAACTGTCGGGGACGCCGACGAACGCGGACGTGGGTAGCTACGACGACATCGAGATCACCGTGACCGACGCGGCGGGCGCGACCGACACGGTCGGGCCGGTCTCGATCACGGTGACGAACACGAACGACGCACCGACCGCGACCGACGAGCAGTACGCCGTCGGTGCGAACTCGACGCTGTCGGTCTCCGCGCCCGGACTCCTCACGAACGCGACCGACCCGGACGCAGGCGACAGTCTCTCGGTCGAGCAGACGCCGGTCACCGCCCCGACGAACGGGAGTGTCACGCTCTCGGCCGGCGGGTCGTTCGACTACGACCCCGACGGGACGACCGGACCGGACACGTTCACCTACCGCGTCCGCGACGGCAACGGCGGCACTGACACCGCGACCGTGACGATAGACGTGCGTCAGCCGACCTTCGCGGTGAACGTCACCGACACGAACGACCCGGTGACGGAGGGCGACACGCTGGTCGTCAACGCGACGGTCGCGAACACCGGTTCGCTCACCGACACCCAGCGCGTCGACCTCCGGTCGGAGGTCGACGGTGTCGTGAACACCACGGCGGTCACACTCGCGCCGAACGCCTCGACGCGGGTGTCGCTCGTCTGGCCGACGAGTCGCGGCGACTCGGAGACGGGTAACGTGACGGTCGCCAGTCCGACCGACGCCGACAGGCGCGCCGTCGAGATTCGCGTCCGGAGTAGCGGCGGCGGTGGCGGTGGCGGCGGCGGGGGCGACCCCGGCGATGGCGAGGCGGACAACTGGCCGCGTATCATCGAAGCCGAGTCGGACATCCGCGCCGAGATGGCGGTCCCGACCGGGGTCCGCCCGCACTTCGCGGTACAGGACAGACTCCCGGTGAACCGACTCGAACCGGCCGTCGCCGAGTTCGCCGACAACTCCTCGGTCGCCTCGGTCCGGTACGAGACCGGCACGACCGGGACGGTCACGGTCGCGGAGTTCGACCGGCCGACCAGCCTCACCGACGCGACGCCGGGACGCGTACTGACCGCGTTCCTCGTCGGTGCGGCGGGCGACGCAGAGCGGACGACGGCGACGATGCGCCTGCGGATTCCGACCGACCGACTGACCGACGGTGGACTCACGTCCGACGACCTGCGAGTCGCCCACTACGAGGACGACGAGTGGACGCTGCTCGACCCGACCGTGGTCCGACAGCGGAACGGTGTTCTCCTCGTCGAGATCGAGACGGACGGCTTCTCCCCGTTCGCGGTGACGGCGGTCGGCGACCCGACTGCCGACTTCGTCACGCCGTCATCGGCGACGGTCGGCGAGGAACTGACGCTCGACGCGGGCGACACGACGACCCGGTTCGGCGAGATCGTCGCCTACCAGTGGTCGGTCGACGGCCGGACGCTGACGGGCGAGACGGGTACGCTGACGTTCGACGCGCCCGGCGAGTACGGCGTCACGCTGACGGTCACCGACGACACCGGCCGGACGGCGACCGCGACTCGGACGCTGGTCGTCCGCGAGCAGGGGGAGACCCCGACCGCGACTGCGACGCCGACGGCGACGAGTGAGCCGACCACGACGACGACGCCCGGATTCGGCGTCCTCGTCGCACTGCTGGCGCTGCTGTCGCTGGTGGCGGTCGCGCTGGTGGCTCGGCGGGACTGA
- a CDS encoding Lrp/AsnC family transcriptional regulator, with protein MADQEIDDVDRAILYALQEDARNMSSGDIAQRTGTSDSTVRKRIQRLESDGIIKGYSANVDYQRSGYPLRMLLFCTASIPERGELVPEILQIDGVVSVQELVTGEQNLLVTAVGESDSDITPVAQALLDMGLTVADEVLVRSHETTPFGTFDAGREE; from the coding sequence ATGGCCGACCAGGAGATCGACGACGTGGACAGGGCGATCCTCTACGCACTGCAGGAGGACGCCCGAAACATGTCCTCGGGCGACATCGCACAGCGAACCGGCACCTCGGACAGCACGGTCCGGAAACGCATCCAGCGGCTCGAATCCGACGGCATCATCAAAGGCTACAGCGCCAACGTCGACTACCAGCGGTCGGGCTATCCGCTCCGGATGCTCCTCTTCTGTACCGCGTCGATCCCCGAACGCGGCGAGTTGGTCCCCGAGATCCTGCAGATCGACGGGGTCGTCTCGGTCCAGGAACTCGTGACCGGCGAACAGAACCTCCTCGTCACCGCCGTCGGCGAGTCCGACAGCGACATCACGCCGGTCGCACAGGCACTGCTCGACATGGGACTGACCGTCGCCGACGAGGTGCTCGTCCGGAGCCACGAGACGACCCCCTTCGGCACCTTCGACGCCGGCCGCGAGGAGTAG